A single genomic interval of Xiphophorus couchianus chromosome 2, X_couchianus-1.0, whole genome shotgun sequence harbors:
- the LOC114135249 gene encoding tripartite motif-containing protein 16-like protein has product MQRESSSAAILPDKTKPGKFSKSKKNETTNEDIPEPRNRAELMKNWINLTLDNKTANKLLWISDGGSKVCRRTKEVCPVLDGPERYEYSPQVLCKESIWKRRAYWEVEFSGWVAVGATYDQAARRAYSGMSGLGENEQSWGLCWAGSCYQIWFDCDHEDISDVPFCSRIGMYVDQPAGIINFYAVAGEGAEKEVRLLHRVTTTMEKKILSGFWLGVQSSCTLLRKTE; this is encoded by the exons ATGCAGAGGGAATCCAGTTCTGCAGCAATCCTCCCTGACAAAACCAAACCAG GGAAATTTAGTAAATccaaaaagaatgaaacaacaAACGAAG ATATTCCAGAGCCCAGAAACAGAGCTGAGCTGAtgaaaa ATTGGATTAATCTGACTTTGGATAATAAAACAGCTAATAAGCTGCTGTGGATTTCAGACGGCGGTTCGAAGGTTTGTCGCAGAACCAAAGAGGTTTGTCCTGTGCTGGACGGACCTGAGAGATACGAATATTCTCCACAG GTGTTATGCAAGGAGAGCATTTGGAAGCGCAGGGCTTACTGGGAGGTTGAGTTTTCTGGCTGGGTGGCGGTGGGAGCTACGTACGACCAAGCAGCAAGGAGAGCGTATTCTGGGATGAGCGGCCTGGGAGAAAACGAGCAGTCCTGGGGTTTGTGCTGGGCGGGCAGCTGTTACCAGATATGGTTCGACTGCGACCACGAAGACATCAGCGACGTCCCGTTCTGCTCCAGGATCGGCATGTACGTCGACCAGCCGGCCGGGATCATAAACTTCTACGCTGTAGCCGGTGAGGGCGCGGAGAAGGAGGTCAGGCTGCTGCACCGAGTCACAACCACGATGGAGAAAAAGATTCTTTCAGGGTTCTGGCTGGGAGTTCAGTCTTCATGCACCTTACTGAGGAAAACAGAATGA